The Danio aesculapii chromosome 8, fDanAes4.1, whole genome shotgun sequence genome window below encodes:
- the LOC130234074 gene encoding tumor necrosis factor receptor superfamily member 14-like: MFTFTISILISIIVPLNYDLCSCQCARAEYETDNQCCPMCAPGNRVYWDCTDDTSTTCVPCLELTFTDEPNGLKECFPCTVCDTNRGLRVNKACSRSSDTVCEPLEKFYCIDKMKSSCTSALQHSDCKPGQYIKQAGTGSTDTVCAECTGDTYSNGSFSSCLPHTKCEDTGHAETSPGTHSSDTQCGNPSTPLPVIIPSVIAILILIIAVSGVLAYKHFCTKEQYKRTGRQLIVEVTLTF, encoded by the exons ATGTTCACTTTTACCATTTCTATTCTTATTTCGATTATTGTTCCTCTGAACTATGATCTTTGTTCTTGTCAATGTGCTAGGGCTGAATATGAGACAGATAACCAGTGCTGCCCCATGTGTGCTCCAG GAAACCGTGTTTATTGGGACTGCACAGATGACACCAGCACAACTTGTGTTCCATGTCTTGAATTAACTTTTACAGATGAACCTAATGGATTAAAGGAATGCTTCCCTTGCACTGTATGTGATACAA acCGAGGTTTAAGAGTGAACAAGGCCTGCAGTCGATCATCAGATACTGTTTGTGAGCCACTGGAGAAGTTTTACTGCATTGACAAGATGAAAAGCAGTTGTACTTCAGCTCTGCAACACTCTGATTGTAAACCTGGACAATATATCAAACAAGCAg GCACCGGTTCTACAGATACTGTATGTGCAGAGTGTACTGGAGACACATATTCAAATGGATCTTTCTCATCCTGTTTACCACACACAAA ATGTGAGGATACGGGACATGCTGAAACAAGTCCAGGAACACATTCATCTGACACTCAATGCGGAAATCCCTCTACTCCTCTACCAGTCATTATTCCAAGTGTTATAgctattttaatactaattattgCGGTATCAGGTGTTTTGgcatataaacatttttgtacaAAGGAACAATACAAAAGAACAG